The following coding sequences lie in one Herpetosiphonaceae bacterium genomic window:
- a CDS encoding Gfo/Idh/MocA family oxidoreductase has protein sequence MSQRLNVAVVGGGVGSQHISAFQELSDQFEVLAICDIDAAKARALATSMEIPRVTTDLAELCRMDDLDVISICTPPHLHFEQIQQVLEAGKHAVCEKPLVGSVKAVDELQRIEAASGKRVMPIFQYRFGHGLQKLKFLVEQGLTGTAYVSTVETAWRRRAAYYAVPWRGKWRTELGGTLLSHAIHSHDMLCYILGPIKNVFARTATRIHAIEVEDCASVSLEMADGSLASLTVTVGSVPEITRHRFCFQNLTAESNTRPYHNSFEPWTFTGDTPELEEQIAEALRRFVPLPERFTGQFYRFHQALEAGAEVPVTLADARAALELISAMYHSSRTEQPVDLPIGRDHPAYASWLPQEAR, from the coding sequence ATGAGCCAACGATTAAACGTGGCCGTCGTCGGCGGCGGCGTCGGCAGCCAGCATATTAGCGCATTCCAAGAGCTGTCCGATCAATTCGAGGTGCTGGCGATCTGCGACATCGACGCGGCGAAGGCGCGGGCGCTGGCAACGTCGATGGAAATTCCGCGCGTCACCACCGATCTGGCCGAGCTGTGCCGGATGGATGATCTTGACGTGATCTCGATCTGCACGCCGCCGCATCTGCATTTCGAGCAGATCCAGCAGGTGCTTGAGGCCGGTAAGCACGCGGTCTGCGAGAAGCCGCTCGTCGGCTCGGTCAAGGCCGTAGACGAGCTTCAGCGGATCGAGGCGGCGTCGGGGAAGCGGGTGATGCCTATTTTTCAGTATCGCTTTGGGCACGGCCTGCAAAAGCTGAAATTTCTGGTCGAGCAGGGCTTGACCGGAACGGCCTATGTCTCGACCGTCGAGACGGCCTGGCGCAGACGCGCCGCGTACTACGCCGTGCCCTGGCGCGGCAAGTGGCGGACGGAGCTGGGCGGCACGCTGCTCAGCCACGCGATCCACTCGCACGACATGCTCTGCTATATTCTCGGCCCGATCAAGAATGTGTTTGCGCGGACGGCCACACGCATCCACGCGATCGAGGTCGAAGATTGCGCCTCGGTTTCGCTTGAGATGGCCGATGGATCGCTGGCCTCGCTGACGGTGACGGTCGGATCGGTGCCTGAGATCACCCGGCATCGCTTTTGCTTCCAGAATTTGACCGCCGAGAGCAATACGCGGCCCTACCACAACTCATTCGAGCCGTGGACCTTTACCGGCGATACGCCGGAGCTGGAAGAGCAGATCGCGGAGGCGCTGCGCCGCTTCGTGCCGCTGCCGGAGCGCTTTACCGGGCAGTTCTATCGCTTTCATCAGGCGCTCGAAGCCGGAGCGGAGGTGCCGGTGACATTGGCCGATGCGCGCGCGGCGCTTGAGCTGATCAGCGCGATGTATCACTCCAGCCGGACCGAGCAGCCGGTTGATCTGCCGATTGGCCGCGATCATCCGGCCTACGCAAGCTGGCTGCCCCAGGAAGCGCGGTAG
- a CDS encoding DUF4147 domain-containing protein: MDADRLLTASLRDHPQGRALAEIMAQALAAVDPAASVRRSLWREGSTVVVGERRYALSADARVVVVGGGKAGAPMAEAAYAVLGDRIAAGLMVVKEGHLGASGSQIGPIALWEASHPVPDQRGVDTTQRMLRLFEGVREHDLVLVLLSGGASALMTLPAVGVSLADMQGLTGALLRCGASIGEINTLRKHCSQVAGGQLALRAAPAQVAALIVSDVVGSPLDVIASGPTVPDPTTYADAWAIVERYGLEQTLPPAVAAHLQAGAAGVRAETPKADAALWQRVYNQVIASNATAADTAAAAARARGFHSLVLTTYLEGEAREVGKVAAALAREVALRGTPLERPALIIVGGETTVTLRGGGLGGRNQEVALGAVGALAGLRDTLVIALATDGGDGPTDAAGAVVTGDTWARAQAQHLDPALALRENDAYHFFAALDDLLLPGPTLTNVNDLLLIAVL; encoded by the coding sequence ATGGATGCGGATCGGCTGCTGACGGCCTCACTGCGCGACCATCCGCAGGGCCGCGCGCTAGCTGAGATCATGGCCCAGGCGCTCGCGGCGGTTGATCCGGCTGCATCCGTGCGGCGCTCTTTGTGGCGGGAAGGCTCCACGGTTGTGGTCGGCGAGCGGCGCTACGCGCTCAGCGCGGATGCACGGGTGGTCGTCGTGGGCGGCGGGAAGGCGGGCGCGCCGATGGCCGAGGCAGCCTACGCGGTGCTGGGCGATCGGATCGCGGCAGGGCTGATGGTGGTCAAAGAAGGCCATCTCGGCGCATCCGGCAGCCAGATCGGCCCGATCGCGCTGTGGGAGGCAAGCCATCCTGTGCCCGATCAGCGCGGCGTGGACACGACGCAGCGCATGCTGCGGCTGTTTGAAGGCGTCCGCGAGCACGATCTCGTGCTGGTTTTGCTCTCCGGTGGAGCATCGGCCTTGATGACGCTGCCAGCTGTTGGCGTGTCACTCGCCGACATGCAGGGCTTGACCGGCGCGCTGCTGCGCTGTGGCGCGTCGATCGGTGAGATCAACACGCTGCGCAAACATTGCTCGCAGGTTGCCGGAGGTCAGCTTGCGCTGCGTGCCGCTCCGGCGCAGGTCGCAGCCCTGATCGTCTCGGATGTGGTCGGCTCGCCGCTCGATGTGATCGCGTCCGGCCCGACCGTGCCCGACCCCACGACCTACGCCGATGCCTGGGCGATCGTCGAGCGATACGGCCTGGAGCAGACGCTCCCACCCGCTGTTGCCGCGCACCTCCAGGCGGGCGCTGCTGGCGTGCGCGCTGAGACTCCCAAGGCCGACGCCGCGCTCTGGCAACGAGTCTATAATCAGGTGATCGCCTCCAATGCAACCGCAGCCGACACAGCGGCGGCGGCAGCCAGGGCGCGTGGCTTCCACAGCCTCGTGCTCACGACCTATCTCGAAGGCGAGGCGCGCGAGGTCGGGAAGGTTGCCGCTGCGCTGGCGCGGGAAGTGGCGCTCCGTGGCACGCCGCTCGAACGACCGGCGCTGATCATCGTCGGCGGTGAAACGACGGTGACGCTGCGCGGCGGTGGCCTCGGCGGTCGTAATCAGGAGGTCGCGTTGGGTGCGGTCGGCGCGCTGGCGGGATTGCGCGATACGCTGGTGATCGCGCTTGCCACAGATGGCGGCGATGGCCCGACCGATGCGGCTGGCGCTGTGGTTACGGGCGATACCTGGGCGCGCGCCCAGGCGCAGCATCTCGACCCGGCGCTGGCGCTCCGCGAGAACGACGCTTACCACTTCTTTGCGGCGCTCGACGATCTGCTGCTCCCAGGCCCAACGCTCACCAACGTCAACGATCTGCTCTTGATCGCGGTGCTGTAA
- a CDS encoding Gfo/Idh/MocA family oxidoreductase: protein MTAIKSFPVRFGVIGINHNHIYGQVDLLLRVGAELVAVFAPEPDLLASFTKTYPQARIVRSEAEILEDPTIHLIVSAAIPAQRARIGIAAMQHGKDYMSDKPGFTTLEQLAEARRVQAETQRIYSICYSERFENPATVQAGTLVKSGAIGRVIQTIGLGPHRANLSSRPDWFFRRAEYGGILTDIASHQADQFLFFTGSTSVEIVAAQVANYQHPEYPELEDFGDLTVRGDQGTGYIRVDWFTPGGLDAWGDTRLTILGTDGYIEVRKNIDIAGRPGANHLFLVDQQATRYIDCSQVTLPYGAQLVGDIINRTEAAMTQEHCFLAAELVLRAQAQAARLGYLTS, encoded by the coding sequence AAGTCGTTTCCAGTTCGCTTTGGGGTCATCGGCATCAATCACAACCACATCTACGGTCAGGTCGATCTGCTGCTGCGTGTCGGCGCGGAGCTGGTCGCGGTCTTCGCGCCTGAGCCGGATCTGCTCGCCAGCTTCACCAAGACGTACCCGCAGGCACGTATCGTCCGCAGCGAAGCAGAGATCCTCGAAGATCCAACGATCCACCTGATCGTCAGCGCGGCTATTCCGGCCCAGCGCGCACGCATCGGAATCGCAGCGATGCAGCACGGCAAAGACTATATGAGCGATAAGCCGGGCTTCACGACGCTGGAGCAACTGGCAGAGGCGCGGCGGGTCCAGGCCGAGACGCAGCGGATCTACTCGATCTGCTATAGCGAGCGCTTTGAAAATCCTGCGACCGTGCAGGCGGGCACGCTGGTCAAATCGGGCGCGATCGGGCGGGTGATCCAGACGATCGGGCTGGGGCCGCACCGGGCGAACCTGTCAAGCCGCCCCGACTGGTTCTTTCGTCGGGCGGAGTACGGCGGGATTCTCACCGATATTGCCTCGCACCAGGCCGATCAGTTTTTGTTTTTCACGGGCTCGACCAGCGTCGAGATCGTCGCGGCGCAGGTTGCCAACTACCAGCACCCAGAGTATCCTGAGCTGGAAGATTTCGGCGATCTCACGGTTCGCGGCGACCAGGGCACGGGCTATATTCGCGTCGACTGGTTCACGCCCGGCGGCCTCGACGCCTGGGGCGATACCCGGCTGACGATCCTGGGCACGGACGGCTATATCGAGGTCCGTAAAAACATCGACATCGCCGGACGACCCGGCGCGAATCATCTGTTTCTCGTCGATCAGCAGGCGACGCGCTACATCGACTGTAGCCAGGTTACGCTGCCGTATGGCGCGCAGCTCGTCGGCGATATTATCAACCGCACCGAAGCCGCGATGACGCAGGAGCACTGTTTTCTGGCGGCGGAACTCGTGCTTCGTGCGCAGGCACAGGCCGCGCGCTTGGGGTATCTCACATCATGA